A region of Methanocorpusculum labreanum Z DNA encodes the following proteins:
- a CDS encoding iron ABC transporter substrate-binding protein — protein MRKIVTVLLLLALTLVCMSAGCVSTSEETGGGTITITDSGGRVVVVPDNPERIAVSGSGSTRYFAYLNVTDRLVAIDYQDSNLLNFPNDVRPYMLAHPEIKDLPALGTAKGVVDAEKLLSINPDILFMAGYSDTAIQSANEIQEKTGIPVVLFYAGDYVTNGDKVASSLKMIGNILHVDKRADDVIQYFADVRADLETRTAGIPDAEKPSVYVGGISYSGAHGLDGTDPTYYPFTVLHAMNVASVINATTSTGYAAISKEQILGWDPDIIFVDLGTMNAAGGGAIIELQTDPSYQELTAVKTGEVYAVNPHTSMGTNHETSMANAYYIGTILYPEQFADINPAEKANEIYTFIDGAPVYEQLKANLNNLSYTKLVV, from the coding sequence ATGAGGAAAATTGTTACTGTACTTTTACTGCTTGCTCTGACTCTCGTTTGTATGTCTGCAGGCTGCGTAAGCACCTCTGAAGAAACCGGTGGTGGTACCATCACCATAACCGACTCGGGTGGTCGAGTGGTCGTTGTTCCCGACAATCCTGAAAGAATCGCCGTCAGCGGCTCGGGCTCGACACGTTATTTTGCCTATCTCAACGTGACCGACAGGCTCGTTGCTATTGATTATCAGGACAGCAATCTTCTTAACTTCCCTAATGATGTTCGTCCCTACATGCTCGCCCATCCAGAAATCAAAGACCTCCCGGCTCTTGGAACCGCAAAAGGTGTCGTTGATGCAGAGAAACTTCTGTCAATCAATCCCGATATTTTGTTCATGGCGGGATACAGTGATACCGCAATCCAGTCGGCAAACGAGATTCAGGAAAAAACCGGGATCCCTGTGGTTCTTTTCTACGCGGGAGATTATGTCACCAACGGAGACAAAGTAGCCTCATCCCTGAAAATGATTGGTAATATTCTCCACGTGGATAAACGTGCGGATGATGTCATACAATACTTTGCTGATGTGCGTGCCGATTTGGAAACCCGAACTGCGGGCATTCCCGATGCAGAAAAACCATCCGTCTATGTTGGCGGGATTTCCTATAGCGGGGCACATGGTCTCGATGGAACTGATCCAACATATTATCCGTTCACTGTCCTTCATGCAATGAATGTTGCCTCGGTAATAAATGCAACAACGAGTACCGGATATGCGGCGATCTCAAAGGAACAGATTCTTGGATGGGATCCTGATATCATCTTTGTTGACCTAGGTACTATGAATGCTGCCGGAGGCGGAGCAATTATAGAATTGCAGACCGATCCATCCTATCAGGAACTGACAGCGGTAAAGACCGGTGAAGTGTATGCGGTCAATCCCCACACCTCAATGGGTACGAACCATGAAACAAGTATGGCAAATGCCTACTACATCGGCACGATTCTTTATCCAGAACAGTTTGCCGATATTAACCCGGCAGAAAAAGCAAATGAGATTTACACGTTTATTGACGGAGCTCCAGTCTACGAACAACTGAAAGCAAACCTGAACAATCTCTCCTATACGAAACTCGTAGTGTAA
- a CDS encoding FmdE family protein gives MKDFNEAVAFHGHTCGGLAMGYKACELAIEKLGLSFSEDEEVVCITETDSCTVDAIQVVLGCTAGKGNLFINNWGKNAFSFYRRDNDTSIRLVANPEFMNVNPEMAELRPKVFSGAATQEEIDRFHTLSHMWIDEILNMPAEKMYLVKEATEPLPGHARIYNNVTCSVCGEQVAEGLAPVIDGKHVCIPCLRK, from the coding sequence ATGAAAGATTTTAACGAAGCAGTTGCTTTCCACGGTCACACCTGCGGCGGACTTGCCATGGGATACAAAGCCTGCGAACTTGCCATTGAAAAGCTTGGACTCTCCTTCTCCGAGGATGAAGAAGTTGTCTGTATCACAGAAACGGATTCGTGCACGGTTGATGCAATTCAGGTGGTGCTTGGCTGCACTGCCGGCAAAGGAAATTTGTTCATCAATAATTGGGGAAAAAATGCCTTCTCGTTTTACCGGCGCGACAATGACACGTCAATTCGTCTGGTCGCCAATCCTGAATTTATGAATGTAAATCCAGAGATGGCAGAACTTCGTCCGAAGGTATTCTCCGGAGCGGCAACCCAGGAAGAAATTGATCGGTTCCATACCCTTTCCCATATGTGGATTGATGAAATTCTCAACATGCCGGCAGAGAAGATGTATCTCGTTAAGGAAGCAACCGAACCCCTCCCAGGTCATGCACGGATCTATAATAATGTGACCTGTTCTGTCTGCGGTGAGCAGGTTGCCGAGGGATTGGCGCCGGTTATTGATGGAAAGCATGTCTGCATTCCCTGTTTAAGAAAGTAA